The uncultured Desulfobulbus sp. genome window below encodes:
- a CDS encoding dissimilatory sulfite reductase D family protein gives MALSIEELEAAIIEKATKSPKPQLYIKDFYACDPDAKPREIKKVANALVTKGELMFWSSGSTTMYARPDRIQADD, from the coding sequence ATGGCACTGAGCATTGAAGAATTGGAAGCAGCCATCATCGAGAAGGCTACCAAGTCTCCGAAACCACAGTTGTACATCAAAGATTTTTACGCGTGTGATCCTGATGCAAAACCGCGTGAGATCAAAAAAGTTGCCAACGCATTGGTAACCAAAGGTGAGTTGATGTTCTGGTCTTCCGGATCCACCACCATGTACGCACGTCCTGATCGTATTCAGGCTGACGACTGA
- a CDS encoding KpsF/GutQ family sugar-phosphate isomerase, translated as MSCTLAKEVLTIEAEGIQAIRDNIGTEFERAVDLIMECPSRLVVTGIGKSGLVGQKISATLNSTGTPSLFLHPVEAMHGDLGMVAATDVVLAISYSGETAELNRLLASIKERNIPIIALCGRNDSTLANYARETLNVAIPKEACPLGLAPTTSTTATLAMGDALAVALLNRKQFKAEDFRKNHPGGSLGARLKVAIGEVMLTGEKVPRVSTTATVAEAIGELNAKNLGAVFVTDDKDTLMGIVTDGDLRRMLSSGKRHEEITLAEAMTRSPLAISSDLMAADALSIMQQHEITVLAVVSDKGSLLGILHLHDLLGKGEFRFLI; from the coding sequence GTGAGCTGTACATTAGCCAAGGAAGTGCTAACCATTGAGGCGGAAGGTATACAGGCCATCCGTGATAACATAGGAACAGAGTTTGAACGCGCTGTCGATTTAATTATGGAGTGCCCAAGCCGCCTGGTGGTCACAGGCATTGGCAAATCCGGGCTTGTTGGTCAAAAAATATCTGCAACCTTAAACTCTACGGGAACCCCATCACTTTTTTTGCACCCTGTTGAGGCCATGCACGGAGATCTGGGAATGGTGGCAGCCACCGACGTCGTTTTGGCCATCTCGTACTCAGGTGAGACTGCCGAGCTTAATCGTCTGCTGGCTTCCATCAAAGAGCGAAATATCCCGATTATCGCTCTCTGTGGCCGCAATGATTCTACCTTGGCTAACTATGCCCGTGAAACTTTAAATGTCGCCATTCCTAAAGAGGCCTGCCCTCTGGGGCTCGCCCCTACCACGTCGACCACGGCAACCCTTGCTATGGGGGACGCGCTGGCAGTTGCCCTTTTAAACCGGAAGCAGTTTAAAGCTGAGGATTTCCGTAAAAATCACCCCGGGGGCAGCCTAGGAGCACGTCTCAAAGTTGCCATTGGCGAGGTTATGCTCACTGGAGAAAAGGTGCCCCGAGTCTCGACCACGGCAACGGTGGCTGAGGCTATTGGGGAACTCAATGCAAAAAATCTGGGAGCAGTTTTTGTTACTGACGACAAGGACACCCTCATGGGGATTGTGACCGATGGCGACCTACGACGGATGCTTTCTTCGGGGAAAAGACATGAGGAGATTACTCTTGCTGAGGCAATGACTCGAAGTCCGCTGGCTATTTCCAGTGACTTGATGGCTGCAGACGCCTTATCCATCATGCAGCAGCATGAGATCACTGTGCTGGCTGTGGTTAGTGATAAGGGTAGTCTTTTAGGAATTCTGCACCTGCATGACCTGTTGGGTAAGGGCGAGTTTCGCTTTTTGATTTAA
- the dsrA gene encoding dissimilatory-type sulfite reductase subunit alpha — translation MAKHETPLLDELEKGPWPSFVTDLKQQAETKPECWDILGQLELSYKDRITHWKHGGIVGVFGYGGGIVGRYSDVPDQFPGVEHFHTVRIAQPSGLYYSTENLRALMDLWEKYGSGVTNMHGSTGDMIFLGTRTENLEPLFWDLTHDLKQDLGGSGSNLRTPACCLGESRCEWACYDSQEICNALTQHYQDEIHRPAFPYKFKFKFSACPNDCVAAIARSDFAVIGTWKDDIRIDQAAVKQYVAGAEGYPANGGAHKGGNWGAFDIQKEVIDLCPTSCMWMEGDELKIDNSECTRCMHCINVMPRALRPGVEKGASICIGAKAPILDGAQFATLVIPFINVSAEDEFGDVIDVIEKVWDWWMEVGKNRERVGETMQRIGLPTFLSVMEVEPMPQHVKEPRSNPYVFWKEEEVPGGWERDVVEFRKKHAA, via the coding sequence ATGGCAAAGCATGAAACGCCTCTCTTGGACGAATTGGAAAAAGGTCCATGGCCGAGTTTCGTCACCGACCTCAAGCAGCAGGCTGAGACCAAGCCTGAGTGCTGGGACATCCTTGGTCAGCTTGAGCTTTCATACAAAGATCGGATTACCCACTGGAAACACGGCGGTATCGTAGGTGTTTTCGGATATGGTGGTGGTATTGTTGGTCGGTATTCCGACGTGCCTGACCAGTTCCCCGGTGTAGAGCACTTCCATACTGTTCGTATTGCACAGCCTTCCGGTCTCTACTACTCCACTGAGAACCTCCGCGCGCTCATGGATCTGTGGGAGAAATACGGTTCTGGTGTAACCAATATGCACGGTTCTACCGGTGACATGATTTTCCTCGGTACCCGTACCGAGAATCTGGAGCCCCTGTTCTGGGATCTGACCCATGACCTGAAACAGGATCTGGGTGGTTCCGGCTCCAACCTCCGTACCCCCGCTTGCTGTCTGGGTGAGTCCCGCTGTGAGTGGGCATGTTACGACTCTCAGGAGATCTGTAACGCACTGACCCAGCACTATCAGGATGAGATCCATCGTCCTGCTTTTCCCTACAAGTTTAAATTCAAATTCTCCGCTTGTCCGAACGACTGTGTTGCTGCTATCGCTCGTTCCGACTTTGCTGTTATCGGTACCTGGAAAGATGATATCCGCATCGATCAGGCCGCTGTGAAACAGTACGTTGCAGGTGCTGAAGGCTACCCGGCAAACGGTGGCGCGCACAAAGGTGGTAACTGGGGTGCATTTGACATCCAGAAAGAGGTTATCGACCTGTGCCCGACCAGCTGTATGTGGATGGAAGGCGATGAGCTGAAAATCGACAACTCAGAGTGTACCCGTTGTATGCATTGCATCAACGTAATGCCTCGCGCACTGCGTCCTGGTGTTGAGAAAGGTGCTTCCATCTGCATCGGTGCTAAAGCTCCGATTCTGGATGGTGCGCAGTTCGCTACCTTGGTTATTCCGTTTATCAATGTCTCTGCAGAAGACGAGTTCGGTGATGTTATCGACGTGATCGAGAAGGTTTGGGACTGGTGGATGGAAGTTGGTAAAAACCGTGAGCGCGTGGGTGAGACCATGCAGCGCATCGGTCTGCCGACTTTCCTCAGCGTTATGGAAGTAGAGCCCATGCCTCAGCACGTTAAAGAGCCTCGTTCCAACCCCTACGTCTTCTGGAAGGAAGAAGAAGTACCTGGTGGCTGGGAGCGTGATGTCGTCGAGTTCAGAAAGAAACACGCAGCCTGA
- a CDS encoding YhdH/YhfP family quinone oxidoreductase gives MSRTTFPAFVVSEGNSGQVYREIKQKTLDELPPGEVLIQVEYSSLNYKDALSANGNRGVSKHYPHTPGIDAAGIVVESSVSGWQPGDEVICSGYDLGMDTDGGFARYIRVPQSWVVRKPQNLSLLESMQLGTAGFTAALSVLGLESNGVTPQKGPVLVTGATGGVGTVALQILVSLGYTVVSVSGKSEAKDFLQGLGAAEVIDRESFLAKKDKGLLTATWAGVVDTVGGDILATAIKGTNYDGVVTSCGNAASADLPLNVYPFILRGVHLLGIYAANCAMEKRLLVWEKLSAEWKLKRLDTFCRLIGLGDLDTEITRMLAGKSKGRCVVQLGE, from the coding sequence ATGTCAAGAACCACCTTTCCAGCTTTTGTTGTTTCTGAAGGAAATTCCGGGCAGGTTTATCGGGAAATCAAACAAAAAACATTGGATGAACTGCCCCCGGGCGAGGTCCTCATACAGGTCGAGTACTCATCGCTCAATTATAAAGATGCCCTCTCTGCCAACGGCAACCGAGGGGTGAGCAAGCACTATCCTCACACTCCAGGCATTGATGCCGCCGGGATTGTCGTGGAATCCTCTGTCTCTGGGTGGCAACCCGGTGATGAGGTTATCTGCTCAGGCTATGACCTGGGGATGGACACCGATGGTGGATTTGCCCGTTATATTCGTGTTCCCCAGTCCTGGGTTGTCCGTAAACCACAAAATTTGAGCCTGCTTGAATCTATGCAGTTGGGGACTGCTGGTTTTACAGCCGCCCTCAGCGTACTTGGGCTTGAGTCAAACGGTGTAACTCCCCAAAAAGGGCCTGTTCTTGTCACTGGAGCCACCGGTGGCGTGGGCACAGTAGCCCTGCAGATTCTTGTGAGCCTCGGCTATACGGTGGTATCTGTTTCTGGAAAATCAGAGGCAAAAGATTTTTTACAGGGGCTGGGTGCTGCTGAAGTCATCGACCGTGAGAGTTTTCTGGCAAAAAAAGATAAAGGATTGCTCACCGCAACCTGGGCAGGTGTCGTTGATACCGTCGGCGGGGATATCCTTGCCACTGCCATTAAGGGAACAAATTACGATGGCGTGGTGACCAGTTGCGGCAATGCCGCATCCGCGGATTTACCCTTAAATGTGTATCCTTTCATTTTACGCGGGGTGCATCTCTTGGGAATTTACGCGGCCAACTGCGCTATGGAAAAACGGTTGCTTGTATGGGAAAAACTCAGCGCAGAATGGAAACTTAAGCGTCTTGATACTTTTTGCCGTCTTATCGGCTTAGGTGATCTGGATACCGAAATTACCCGAATGTTGGCCGGAAAAAGTAAAGGCCGTTGTGTTGTTCAATTAGGAGAGTAA
- a CDS encoding biotin--[acetyl-CoA-carboxylase] ligase: protein MKIFLEETDSTNRIAKQEAAAGIESQSVIWAGQQQSGKGQYGRVFASPPGGLYFSLVLRPQLPPDALPLITLVTGLACRDVLHEACAAQAQIKWPNDLYLKGKKVGGILCENSMQTIGEKVQATVIIGVGLNINSKRSDFPPELHPLVTTIFTEGGMAFDLSALLDAVVKKICHFVDELAINRDSLLDRWQNYDYLLNKPLRYINGEQILHGTGKGLASDGRYQIVDAEGKMHAIIGGQLRPVEL from the coding sequence ATGAAAATATTTTTAGAAGAGACCGACTCTACCAACCGGATTGCCAAGCAAGAAGCTGCCGCCGGAATTGAGTCTCAAAGTGTGATCTGGGCTGGACAGCAGCAATCAGGAAAAGGGCAGTATGGTCGTGTTTTTGCTTCACCACCTGGAGGCCTTTATTTTAGCCTTGTCCTGCGACCGCAGTTACCACCAGATGCCTTACCATTGATTACTCTGGTCACAGGGCTCGCCTGCCGAGATGTGTTGCATGAGGCGTGTGCTGCCCAGGCTCAGATCAAATGGCCCAATGATCTTTACCTGAAAGGGAAAAAGGTAGGGGGCATTCTCTGCGAAAATTCGATGCAAACCATTGGGGAAAAAGTGCAGGCAACGGTGATCATTGGTGTTGGGCTCAATATCAATTCCAAGCGCTCAGATTTTCCCCCTGAACTGCATCCACTTGTAACCACTATCTTTACTGAAGGGGGTATGGCGTTTGACCTTTCAGCGTTACTCGATGCGGTTGTTAAAAAAATTTGTCATTTTGTTGACGAGTTGGCGATAAATCGTGACTCTCTTCTCGACCGTTGGCAAAACTATGATTACTTACTCAACAAGCCACTTCGTTACATCAACGGCGAGCAAATTCTCCATGGCACCGGTAAAGGTCTCGCCTCAGATGGACGCTATCAGATAGTTGATGCAGAGGGAAAGATGCACGCCATTATAGGTGGACAGTTACGGCCTGTTGAACTGTAA
- the dsrB gene encoding dissimilatory-type sulfite reductase subunit beta encodes MGYDPNNPMEGRITDLGPRYYGDFLPPYIKENKGKWLYHEILEPGVLVHVAESGAKVFTVRCGSARLITVNRVRLYCDIADKCCDGFLRFTTRNNVEFMCDTEEKLAALKAELANHKAELPIGGTGACVTNIVHTQGWVHCHTPATDASGPVKAVMDDLFEYFGSMTLPAQVRIALACCLNMCGAVHASDIAILGIHRKPPMIDNDRITGVCEIPLAIASCPLGAVKPNKATNSAGEEVKSVKVNAERCMFCGNCYTMCPAMPLADPEGDGIAILVGGKVSNAKSAPKFSKLIVPFLPNTTPRWPETVACVRQILEAYAKDANKYERLGEWAERIGWEKFFEKTGIPFTEKSIDDYRLAYDTWRTTTQFKYTSHTAAYTK; translated from the coding sequence ATGGGTTACGATCCGAATAATCCTATGGAAGGTCGGATTACCGACTTAGGACCGCGCTACTACGGAGACTTCCTGCCCCCTTACATCAAGGAAAACAAAGGCAAATGGCTCTACCACGAGATCCTCGAGCCGGGTGTCCTGGTACACGTGGCTGAGAGTGGTGCTAAAGTTTTCACCGTACGTTGTGGTTCTGCTCGTTTGATCACCGTTAATCGTGTACGTCTGTACTGCGATATCGCTGACAAATGCTGTGACGGTTTCCTCCGTTTCACCACCCGTAACAACGTTGAGTTCATGTGCGACACCGAGGAAAAACTCGCTGCCCTCAAAGCAGAGCTCGCCAACCACAAAGCCGAGCTGCCCATCGGTGGTACCGGTGCTTGTGTAACCAACATCGTTCATACCCAGGGTTGGGTACATTGCCATACTCCGGCTACCGATGCTTCCGGTCCGGTTAAGGCTGTTATGGATGACCTGTTCGAGTACTTTGGTTCCATGACCCTGCCTGCACAGGTACGTATCGCCCTGGCTTGCTGTCTGAACATGTGTGGTGCTGTACATGCTTCCGATATCGCCATCCTCGGTATCCATCGTAAGCCGCCGATGATCGACAACGATCGTATCACCGGTGTTTGCGAGATTCCGCTGGCAATCGCTTCTTGTCCGCTGGGTGCTGTTAAGCCGAACAAGGCCACTAACTCTGCAGGCGAAGAAGTTAAATCTGTAAAAGTTAACGCTGAGCGTTGTATGTTCTGCGGTAACTGCTACACCATGTGCCCGGCTATGCCGCTGGCTGATCCGGAAGGTGACGGTATCGCCATCCTGGTTGGTGGTAAGGTTTCCAACGCGAAATCTGCTCCGAAATTCTCCAAGCTGATCGTTCCCTTCCTGCCGAACACCACCCCGCGCTGGCCTGAGACCGTCGCTTGTGTTCGTCAGATCCTTGAGGCCTATGCCAAGGATGCGAACAAATACGAGCGTCTTGGTGAGTGGGCTGAGCGTATCGGTTGGGAGAAATTCTTCGAGAAAACCGGTATTCCTTTCACCGAGAAATCCATCGACGACTATCGTCTGGCGTACGATACCTGGCGGACCACCACCCAGTTCAAATACACCAGTCATACTGCCGCGTATACCAAGTAA
- a CDS encoding DUF4388 domain-containing protein, whose amino-acid sequence MKSFKAVFEIINERNCPLYNQDECFALTERAVELPLARPSCLILVRELTSLLFSLIPHAESEFAEQQETVFTCGGCTGLIKFQLTSKPFPENSELVESSKENKDAVVSGRIEAIVPAELLQVFHMHQKTGRLIMEFEGGRNGRVTFREGGLLAARYDDLDNQEAIYAMLPEKSGSFYFLPGLPKALMQAREIGDFMMILMEGLRRLDEEA is encoded by the coding sequence ATGAAATCCTTTAAAGCTGTTTTTGAAATAATCAACGAGCGCAACTGTCCTTTGTATAATCAGGATGAGTGCTTTGCACTCACGGAAAGGGCTGTGGAACTCCCACTTGCCAGGCCTTCATGCCTGATTCTTGTCAGAGAGCTGACCAGTTTACTTTTTTCACTCATACCCCATGCCGAAAGTGAGTTTGCTGAGCAACAGGAAACGGTTTTTACCTGTGGGGGATGTACTGGCTTGATTAAGTTTCAGCTTACCTCAAAGCCTTTCCCTGAAAACAGTGAGCTTGTAGAGTCTTCCAAAGAGAACAAAGATGCGGTCGTTTCCGGGCGTATTGAGGCAATCGTTCCGGCGGAACTATTGCAAGTTTTTCACATGCATCAGAAGACCGGTCGGCTGATTATGGAATTTGAAGGGGGCAGGAATGGGCGAGTGACGTTCAGAGAAGGTGGGTTGCTTGCCGCACGTTATGATGACCTGGATAATCAGGAGGCTATTTACGCCATGCTGCCTGAAAAAAGTGGATCGTTTTACTTTCTCCCCGGTCTCCCCAAAGCTCTCATGCAAGCTCGTGAGATCGGTGATTTTATGATGATTCTCATGGAAGGGTTACGCCGGCTTGATGAAGAGGCATAA
- a CDS encoding HAD family hydrolase gives MLKLVVFDCDGVMFSSKESNRAFYNHILAHFGHPAMDADELEYAHIHNVKDSITHLFRHYDTPISEVNRFRESLDYTPYLHYMEMEPDLIDFLQTIKPRVHIAISTNRMDTMDTILDTFHIRPWFDMVVTASNAPRPKPAPDGLQMILDRFSVLPEETIYIGDSVIDQEHCASVGVDLIAFRNPELQARFWVDSFMEILELAPFQQD, from the coding sequence ATGCTAAAACTTGTTGTTTTTGATTGCGATGGCGTCATGTTCAGTTCAAAAGAGTCCAATCGGGCTTTTTACAATCATATTCTCGCACATTTTGGCCATCCGGCCATGGATGCCGATGAGCTTGAGTATGCCCATATCCACAACGTCAAAGACTCTATCACCCATCTCTTTCGCCACTACGATACTCCCATCAGTGAAGTTAACCGCTTTCGGGAAAGTCTGGATTACACTCCTTACCTGCACTACATGGAAATGGAACCAGACCTGATAGATTTTTTACAAACGATCAAACCTCGGGTGCACATTGCTATTTCCACCAACCGCATGGACACCATGGATACCATCCTTGATACCTTCCATATACGCCCTTGGTTTGATATGGTGGTTACCGCATCCAATGCGCCACGCCCCAAACCTGCCCCAGACGGCTTACAGATGATTTTGGATCGTTTTTCCGTGCTTCCAGAAGAAACTATCTACATAGGAGATTCGGTGATAGATCAAGAACACTGCGCAAGTGTGGGAGTTGACCTGATCGCCTTTCGTAACCCGGAACTTCAGGCACGCTTTTGGGTGGATTCCTTTATGGAGATTCTCGAACTGGCTCCTTTTCAGCAAGATTGA
- the rpe gene encoding ribulose-phosphate 3-epimerase, protein MKSFMIAPSILSADFSRLGEEIQAVEAAGAEVIHIDVMDGHFVPNITIGPLVVKAARQVTDLPLDVHLMITSPDRYIQDFIDAGADWVTVHVEACTHLHRTLSYIRSQGKKAGAVLNPATSLSTLEYVLDELDLVMLMSVNPGFGGQSFIESSLDKITKLRQMLDAVNPEAGIEVDGGISPKTIERVAQAGANIFVAGSAVYGASDYRAVIAEMKRLAGA, encoded by the coding sequence ATGAAATCATTCATGATTGCCCCTTCCATTCTTTCCGCGGATTTTTCCCGTTTGGGTGAAGAAATACAAGCTGTCGAAGCCGCGGGCGCCGAGGTTATCCATATCGATGTCATGGATGGCCATTTTGTTCCCAATATCACCATTGGACCGTTGGTGGTGAAGGCGGCACGGCAAGTGACCGATTTGCCACTTGATGTCCATCTCATGATCACCTCGCCTGATCGCTATATTCAAGATTTTATCGATGCCGGCGCTGATTGGGTGACTGTACATGTTGAAGCGTGTACACACTTGCATAGGACCCTTTCCTATATTCGCAGTCAGGGGAAAAAAGCCGGTGCGGTTCTCAATCCGGCAACCTCGCTTTCCACCCTTGAGTATGTTTTGGATGAACTTGACCTGGTCATGCTGATGAGCGTAAACCCAGGATTCGGCGGCCAGTCTTTTATTGAATCATCCCTGGATAAGATTACCAAGTTGCGACAAATGCTCGATGCGGTGAATCCTGAAGCCGGAATCGAGGTCGATGGCGGCATTAGCCCCAAAACCATTGAGCGGGTCGCACAGGCTGGTGCCAATATTTTTGTTGCCGGATCTGCGGTGTACGGAGCCTCTGATTATCGGGCAGTGATTGCGGAAATGAAACGTTTGGCAGGCGCATAA
- the dprA gene encoding DNA-processing protein DprA: protein MAVHPEAVHWLTLSLLPGLGCTLVHRLVEHWGSASAVLLQAGAGDAFPRGVGPKIRELLSDPFRLEKARQTAREELLRLESFGAVLLCPESCEFPSSLLAIADPPAVLFCQGDLSLLSQPSVALIGSRAATEYGRRVARQLGRELSQHGLAVVSGAAYGIDGAAHTGALENDGKTVAILGCGLDVAYPKPHAALLAHIAAHGALLSEYPLTTQPEAFRFPARNRLISGLAAGVVVVEATEKSGSLITAALALDQGKEVMALPGRVDSPKSSGTHLLIRQGAHLVRHAGDILETLAWQGASSTAVASESENAFAQPLALNETEKALLAFLEPYGQDIDTLARRTGFSVVVLQATLLQLELAGRVRQLPGQLYECVNDD from the coding sequence TTGGCCGTCCATCCTGAAGCGGTCCACTGGCTCACCCTCTCCCTTTTGCCGGGATTGGGTTGTACCCTTGTTCACCGTTTGGTGGAGCACTGGGGATCTGCTTCGGCGGTGCTTTTGCAAGCGGGGGCGGGGGATGCATTCCCCCGGGGTGTTGGGCCTAAGATCCGGGAACTGCTCTCTGATCCATTTCGACTCGAAAAAGCCCGACAAACAGCCAGGGAAGAGCTCCTGCGCCTGGAGAGTTTTGGGGCTGTTCTCCTTTGCCCTGAGAGTTGTGAATTCCCTTCATCGCTGCTTGCCATCGCTGACCCTCCAGCAGTTCTTTTTTGCCAGGGGGATCTCTCCTTGCTTTCGCAACCTTCCGTCGCCTTGATCGGTTCCCGAGCCGCCACCGAATATGGACGCCGAGTGGCCCGGCAATTGGGGCGTGAGCTGAGTCAGCATGGTCTTGCTGTGGTCTCAGGAGCGGCCTATGGTATCGATGGGGCTGCCCATACAGGAGCGCTGGAAAACGACGGGAAAACTGTCGCGATTCTAGGTTGTGGGCTTGATGTGGCCTACCCGAAGCCTCATGCGGCCTTGCTTGCCCACATTGCTGCCCATGGAGCACTTCTTTCCGAGTACCCCCTCACCACCCAACCCGAAGCCTTCCGTTTTCCTGCTCGAAATCGTCTAATCAGTGGTCTTGCAGCTGGGGTTGTGGTAGTCGAGGCCACTGAAAAATCTGGATCCCTCATAACAGCGGCTTTAGCGCTGGATCAAGGAAAGGAGGTTATGGCTCTTCCCGGTCGTGTCGACTCACCTAAAAGTAGTGGTACCCATCTGTTGATTCGTCAAGGTGCCCACCTGGTTCGTCATGCTGGCGATATCCTTGAGACTCTTGCCTGGCAGGGGGCGAGCTCGACTGCAGTGGCAAGTGAGTCAGAGAACGCATTTGCTCAGCCACTTGCCTTAAACGAGACAGAAAAGGCTTTACTTGCATTTTTGGAGCCCTACGGTCAGGATATCGATACCCTCGCTCGTCGCACAGGGTTTTCTGTCGTGGTGCTTCAGGCGACGCTCTTGCAATTGGAACTTGCGGGCAGGGTTCGTCAGTTGCCTGGTCAGCTGTATGAGTGTGTCAACGACGATTGA
- a CDS encoding glucose-6-phosphate isomerase, translated as MHLQDFTTYKAVARLRSLAEKPYDLTGPKGLSAERIGQYTCSNCGFDLLYATQRVNDAVLEALQDLADEAGVIAAFHEMKKGAVLNRIEGYASENRQVLHTASRDVFSNTPLAPEASGRAREELDKLRLFLDAIESATIANAKGEPLTTMVQVGIGGSDLGPRAIYLALQGACSSQRSARFIANVDPDDAAEVLSRLDLSRTLFNIVSKSGTTLETLTNEQLVKKALLDAGLEPRAHMIAVTGEGSPMDDPGNYLASFYMFDYIGGRYSATSMVGLVTLGFALGYDAIMEFLTGAHAMDLAAEEPKVKGNLPLLLALLGIWNHNFLGHASVAVLPYSQALNRFPAHLQQCDMESNGKSTTRRGAKVAWQTGPIVWGEPGTNGQHAFYQLIHQGTEIVPVEFIGFRKSQYQVDLEVKGTTSQQKLIANMLAQSLALAQGQPSDNPARGFMGNRPSSVLLADQLTPKTMGALLALYEHKIAFQGFCWNINSFDQEGVQLGKVLATRLLNLMENAVPSAGGDPDEESVERALLNQAKVG; from the coding sequence ATGCATCTACAGGATTTTACAACCTATAAGGCTGTCGCTCGACTCAGGTCTCTGGCAGAGAAACCCTACGATCTCACGGGACCCAAAGGACTGAGTGCTGAACGGATTGGCCAATATACCTGTTCGAATTGTGGCTTTGATCTGTTGTACGCAACCCAGCGGGTGAACGATGCGGTGCTCGAGGCATTGCAGGATCTTGCCGACGAGGCGGGGGTGATCGCTGCCTTTCATGAGATGAAAAAGGGAGCAGTTCTCAATCGTATTGAAGGCTATGCAAGTGAAAACCGACAGGTGCTGCACACCGCCAGTCGTGATGTCTTCTCGAACACGCCTTTGGCTCCAGAGGCATCTGGGCGGGCAAGAGAAGAGTTGGACAAGCTCCGCCTTTTTTTAGATGCGATCGAATCCGCTACAATCGCTAATGCAAAGGGAGAGCCCCTTACCACCATGGTGCAGGTCGGTATTGGGGGCTCAGACCTGGGGCCACGAGCCATCTACCTGGCCTTGCAGGGAGCCTGTAGTTCGCAACGTTCAGCTCGTTTCATCGCGAACGTCGATCCCGATGATGCCGCTGAAGTCCTCTCTCGCCTCGATCTCTCCCGTACTCTGTTTAATATCGTTTCTAAAAGTGGGACCACCCTGGAAACCCTGACAAATGAACAGCTGGTCAAAAAGGCGCTGCTCGATGCAGGACTTGAGCCACGCGCGCATATGATCGCGGTGACCGGTGAAGGAAGCCCCATGGATGATCCGGGTAACTACCTGGCATCCTTTTATATGTTTGATTATATCGGTGGGCGCTATTCCGCAACCTCCATGGTTGGTTTGGTCACCCTGGGCTTTGCCTTGGGATATGATGCCATCATGGAGTTTCTGACCGGGGCCCATGCCATGGATCTTGCAGCGGAAGAGCCGAAGGTTAAAGGCAATCTTCCGTTGCTCCTGGCCTTGCTTGGCATTTGGAATCACAATTTTTTAGGGCATGCATCGGTAGCGGTTCTGCCGTATTCGCAGGCCTTGAACCGTTTTCCGGCGCACCTCCAACAGTGTGACATGGAGAGTAATGGGAAGTCTACGACCCGAAGAGGAGCCAAAGTCGCCTGGCAAACAGGACCGATAGTCTGGGGGGAGCCAGGGACCAACGGACAGCATGCCTTCTATCAGCTTATCCATCAGGGAACAGAGATTGTTCCTGTGGAATTTATCGGTTTTCGCAAGTCGCAGTATCAGGTTGATCTCGAAGTCAAAGGGACCACATCTCAGCAGAAGCTGATCGCCAATATGCTGGCGCAGTCCCTGGCATTAGCGCAAGGGCAGCCTAGTGATAACCCGGCCCGAGGGTTTATGGGGAACCGTCCGAGCTCGGTTTTACTTGCCGATCAACTGACCCCAAAAACAATGGGGGCGCTCCTGGCGCTGTATGAACACAAAATCGCCTTTCAGGGATTTTGTTGGAACATTAACTCTTTTGATCAGGAAGGGGTGCAGCTGGGGAAGGTACTGGCGACCAGGTTGCTTAATCTCATGGAGAACGCTGTCCCTTCCGCGGGCGGAGATCCGGATGAAGAAAGTGTTGAACGAGCCCTTTTGAACCAGGCAAAAGTAGGCTGA